The sequence GTGAACTTCGATACCCAAAACCGGATCAAAATTAGCGACGACGTCTGCATATTCCATCAGTTCAGTCATTGTTCAGTCCTCCCACATATCCATAGCCGGATGCGAGGCCGCCGGATCGGCAACCTTCTCCACCATCGCTGCTACCTTGTACATGCGTGCATCCTCAAATGTTGGTGCCATAATTTGGACACCAACTGGTAATCCTTCAGACAAACCAACCGGCACTGTCATTGCTGGAGCACCCGCCAAGTTTGCTGGAATGGTTGTCATATCGTTCTTATACATAGCCAACGGGTCGTCAAGCTTTTCACCAAACTTGAACGCGACAGTTGGTGTTGCCGGCGTCAGCAAAACATCGACCTGCTGGTATGCGGCTGCCAAATCACGTTGTACCAGCGTACGAACACGTTGCGCCGAGCCATAATACGCATCGTAAGTACCAGCTGACAATGCATAGGTTCCCAGAATGATACGGCGCTTAACTTCAGTACCGAACCCGGCTTCACGTGTTGCTGACATCATCGTTTCAGCAGTAACTGGACCTTCTTTAGGCAAAACCCGGTTGCCGAACCGAACGCCGTCGTAACGCGCCAAATTTGATGACATTTCAGCTGGCATGATCAAATAGTACGCTGCCATCGCGTAATCGAATGATGGACACGAAACCTCAACAAACTGCGCACCGGCTGCTTTGAGCTTCGCGACAAGGTCGTGGAAAGTATCGAGAACGCCAGGAGCGAAACCTTCTCCGTCTAGTTCCTTGACAATACCGAAAGTTACCCCGGAAAGATCACCCAGTTCTCCGCCTTCGTCCACAGCAGCAACAAGGTTGGAAAAATCGTTGGATAACGACGTCGAATCGAACGGGTCGTGCTTGCTGATGATTTCCTGCAGTGCTGCTGCATCTCGAACATCACGAGCAACCGGACCAACTTGGTCCAAAGACGACGCCATGGCAATGATTCCGTAGCGCGAAACTGCACCGTATGTTGGCTTGGCACCAACCGTACCGGTCATAGCGCCTGGCTGACGAATAGAACCACCTGTGTCGGACCCCAACGCCCACGGAGCCAAATAACCCGAGACAGCCGCTGCCGAGCCGCCACCGGAACCACCTGGGATCAGATCATGACCCCACGGATTTTGCGTTGGCCCGAAAGCCGAATGCTCTGTGGACGAGCCCATTGCAAACTCGTCCATATTAGTGTGACCCAAAATTGGTAGTCGTGCCTCTTTAAGCAACCGCACAACAGTAGCATCGTATGGCGGCAACCAGCCCTCGAGCATCTTCGAAGCCGCGGTTGTTGGCACGCCGTGCTGGCACATGTTGTCTTTTAATGCCACCGGGACCCCCGCAAAGAACGGCAATTCCTTGCCGGCTGCACGGTCCGCATCGACTGCTTGTGCTTCAGCAAGCGCGCCTTCGCGATCCACCGCCAAATACACATTCATTTTTGGAT is a genomic window of Arcanobacterium phocae containing:
- the gatA gene encoding Asp-tRNA(Asn)/Glu-tRNA(Gln) amidotransferase subunit GatA, producing MHKKSAWELAELLRAGEITSVELTTTFLDRIAALNPKMNVYLAVDREGALAEAQAVDADRAAGKELPFFAGVPVALKDNMCQHGVPTTAASKMLEGWLPPYDATVVRLLKEARLPILGHTNMDEFAMGSSTEHSAFGPTQNPWGHDLIPGGSGGGSAAAVSGYLAPWALGSDTGGSIRQPGAMTGTVGAKPTYGAVSRYGIIAMASSLDQVGPVARDVRDAAALQEIISKHDPFDSTSLSNDFSNLVAAVDEGGELGDLSGVTFGIVKELDGEGFAPGVLDTFHDLVAKLKAAGAQFVEVSCPSFDYAMAAYYLIMPAEMSSNLARYDGVRFGNRVLPKEGPVTAETMMSATREAGFGTEVKRRIILGTYALSAGTYDAYYGSAQRVRTLVQRDLAAAYQQVDVLLTPATPTVAFKFGEKLDDPLAMYKNDMTTIPANLAGAPAMTVPVGLSEGLPVGVQIMAPTFEDARMYKVAAMVEKVADPAASHPAMDMWED